The region CCACGATGGGCCGTACGTACGATCTCTTCGTCTTGAGCGATTGCGAGTCGCCTGGCAACAGAATGTCGAAAACCGCGGTTCCGGTAAACATCGTGACGAAGGATACCCGCTGTATGTGACACATGATCAAGGGGTTTACGCCCGCAGGCGTAAACCCCTTGATCAGTTAGACCCTACCGTCAGCTGCGGGGCTTCTCCCGCATCTCGAAGGTCTCGATGACGTCACCGACCTGGACATTGTTGTAACTACCCAGGGTCAGACCGCACTCGAAGCCCTCGCGGACCTCGGTGGCGTCGTCCTTGAACCGCTTGAGCGAGCTGATCGTGAGGTTGTCCGCCACGACCGCCCCGTCGCGCAGCAGCCGCGCCTTGGCGTTGCGGCGGATGACGCCGGACCGCACGATACATCCGGAGATGTTGCCGATCTTGGACGAGCGGAAGACGTCGCGGATTTCCGCGCTGCCCAGCCCGACCTCCTCGTACTCCGGCTTGAGCAGGCCCTTGAGCGCCGCGTCGATCTCCTCGATGGCCTGGTAGATAACGGTGTAGTACCGGATCTCCACGCCCTCGCGGTCGGCCATCTCGCGGACCTTGTTGGAGGCCCGCACGTTGAAGCCGATGATCGTGACGGCCTCGGTGGACGCGCTCGCCAGGTTGACGTCGCTCTCGGTGATCGCGCCGACGCCCCGGTGGATGATCCTGAGCTGGACCTCCTCCGGAATGTCGATCTTGAACAGCGCGTCCTCGAGCGCCTCGACCGAACCCGAACCGTCGCCCTTGAGCACCAGGTTGAGCGAGGTCTTCTCGCCCTCCTTGAGCTGCTCCATGAGCGTCTCCAGGGTCGCCCGACCCCGCGAGTTGGCGAAGCTCGCCGCCCGCCGCCGGGCCTGACGCTGCTCGGCGATCTGCCGCACGGTCCGGTCGTCCTCGGCCGCGAGGAACGTGTCCCCCGCGCCCGGCACGGCGGTCAGACCGAGCACCATCACCGGGCGGGACGGACCCGCCTCAGCGACCGGATTGCCGTTCTCGTCGAGCATGGCCCGCACCCGACCGTGCGCCCCACCGGCGACGATCGAGTCACCTGCCCGCAGCGTGCCCTTCTGGACCAGCACCGTCGCCACCGCACCGCGACCCTTGTCCAGGTGCGCCTCGATGGCCACACCCTGAGCCGGGCCGTCGATCGGAGCGGTCAGCTCCAACGACGCGTCGGCGGTCAGCAACACCGCTTCGAGCAGTTCGTCGATGCCGATACCCGGCTTCGCCGCCACGTTGACGAACATGGTCTCGCCGCCGTACTCCTCGGCGACCAGGCCGTACTCGGTCAGCTGCTGGCGGACCTTGTCCGGGTTGGCCTCCGGCTTGTCGACCTTGTTGACCGCCACCACGATCGGCACGTCGGCCGCCTTGGCGTGGTTGAGCGCCTCGATCGTCTGCGGCATGACGCCGTCGTCGGCGGCGACCACCAGCACCACGATGTCGGTGACCTGGGCACCACGGGCACGCATGGCGGTGAACGCCTCGTGACCCGGGGTGTCGATGAAGGTCACCGCGCGGTCGATGCCCTCGTGCGGCACGTGCACCTGGTAGGCACCGATGTGCTGGGTGATGCCACCTGCCTCGCCGGCCACGACGTTCGCCTTGCGGATCGCGTCGAGCAGCTTGGTCTTACCGTGGTCGACGTGACCCATGACGGTCACTACCGGCGCACGGCTGACCAGGCGGTCCTCGGCGACCTCGGCGTCGAGGTCGATGTTGAACTGCGCGAGCAGCTCGCGGTCCTCGTCCTCCGGGCTGACGATCTGCACGTCGAAACCGAGGTGCTCACCCAGCAGCAGCAGGGTGTCGTCGGAGCACGACTGGGTCGCTGTGACCATCTCGCCCAGGTTGAACATCTCCTGGACCAGCGAACCCGGGTTGGCGTTGATCTTGTCAGCGAAGTCCGACAGCGAAGCACCGCGCGACAACCGTACGACCTGACCCTGACCCCGGGGGGCACCCGAGCTCATGGTCGGCGCGGACAGGTTGTCGAATTCTTGTCTGCGCTGCTTCTTGGACTTGCGACCGCGGGCCGGCTTGCCACCCGGACGCCCGAAGGCACCCGCGGCACCGCCGCCGCGACCACGGCCACCGCCACCGGGACGACCGGCACCGCCGGCACCCGCGCCGGCCGGCGCGCCACCACCGGGGCCGCCACGGTAGCCACCGCCACCGCCGGCACCACCAGGACCGCCACGGTAGCCACCGCCACCGCCAGCACCACCAGGACCGCCACGGTAGCCACCGCCACCGCCGCCACCACCAGGACCGCCACGGTAGCCACCGCCACCGCCGCCACCACCAGGACGACCGGCGCCACCGCCACCGGGGCGACCCGTACCGGCACCGGGGCCGCCAGGACGACCGGGGCGCTGGCTCGGCATCGACGCCGGGCTGGGCCGCGGCGGCATGGACGCCGGGCTGGGCCGCGGCGGCATGGACGCCGGGTTGGGACGGGGACCGCCGGACGCTGCCGGACGCTGACCGCCCGGGGTGATACCGAACGGGTTGTTTCCACCGCTACGCGCCGGCGGCCGACCGCCGGAACGACCCGGGCCAGGCGTGGGCGCACCCGGGGTGCCCGGGCGGGGGGCCGCAGCCGGCGAACCCGGACGCGGCGGGATGGCACCCGGACCCGGCTTCGGCCGAGACGTGCCGTCGGCCGGCGGTTCCCGACGGACGGTGTCCCGCTGCCGGGCGGCCTGGGCGGCCTTCACGGCTGCTTCCTGCTCAGCCTTGAGAGCTGCGGCACGCGCCTCGGCGGCCGCCACCTCGATGTCGTGCGCGCTCGCCGGCTTGGCCGGAGCGGCAGTTCCCGACGGCGGGCCGGGAACCGGGCCCTTGGGCTTGGCCGGGGGCGGACCGGGCCGACGCGGCGGCCCGGGCTTGGCGGAGATCCTCGGCTCGCCGGGGCTCGGCGGCGGAGGCGTCGGGGTGGTCGCCGGAGCCGCCGCCGGTGGGGCGGTCGGCGCCGGGGAACCTGAACCCGACGACGCGACGAACGCACCACGCAGCCGACGGGCGACCGGCGCCTCGACGGTGCTGGATGCGGACTTCACGAACTCGCCCATTTCCTTCAACTTGGCGAGAACGGTCTTACTTTCGACCCCGAGCTCTTTTGCCAGCTCGTGTACGCGGGCCTTGCCTGCCACTGCACTCCTCACTCCGAGGTCGTGCGGGCAGCACCCGCAGCGACCTCACTCGTGCACTTGAAGCCTGATCATTTCTGGGACTTCATCGTGTGCTCATGTCGGTCGTCCTACCTTGCTTGCTGTGCGACCCTCGCCCGGTCGGATGATCGGGCGTAGTGGCTAACGCGTCGATATGCCTGGTCAGCTCACCCATGTCAGGAACACCGGTGATCCGCAACGCCCGCCCGAAGGCTCGACGCCGCTGTGCCAACGCGAGGCAAGCCGGCTCGGGATGCAGATGTGCTCCCCGACCCGACAGTCTGCGGGCCGGATCGGGTCGAAGGCTGTAACCAGCCCCATCGCTGACCGCGACGATCCGCAGCAACTCATGAGCCGGCGCGCGTCGCCGGCATCCCACACAGGTGCGCACCGGCCACGCACGTCGTACCACTGGCAAAGTCTACCCCTAGCCGGCCGAGATCGCTCCGCCCGGTTCAGGAACGTGATCAGCACCGCCCCGGGAAGCGTTCGGCACCGAACCGGCAGTCTGCTCGACATCGGGTCGAATGTCGATTCGCCAGCCGGTCAGCCGGGCCGCGAGCCGTGCGTTCTGCCCCTCTCGGCCGATGGCCAGGGAGAGCTGGAAATCGGGCACCGTGACCCGAGCGGTACGACTCGCCGCGTCGACCACCTCGACCCGCAGCGCCTTGGCCGGCGACAGTGCGTTGCCGACGAAGTTGGCCGGATCCTCCGACCAGTCGATGATGTCGATCTTCTCGCCGTGCAGTTCGCTCATCACCGCCCGCACCCGCTGACCCATCGGCCCGATACAGGCACCCTTGGCGTTGACACCGGGGACCGTCGAGCGTACCGCGATCTTGGTCCGATGGCCGGCCTCGCGGGCGATCGCGGCGATCTCGACAGTACCGTCTGCGATCTCCGGCACCTCCAGCGCGAAGAGCTTCTTCACCAGGTTGGGGTGGGTACGCGACAGGGTGATCTGCGGTCCCCGCAGCCCCTTCGCCACGTGCACCACCACGCACCGGATGCGCTCACCGTGCTCGTACCGCTCGCCGGGCACCTGCTCGGACTGGGGCAGCACCGCCTCGACCTTGCCCAGGTCGACGCTGACGATGCCCTTCTCGGCCCGCGCCTCGTGCGCCTGCACCACGCCGGTGACCAGGTCACCGTCCCGGCCGACGTACTCGCCGAAGTGCACCTCGTCGGTGGCCTCCCGCAACCGCTGGAGGATCACCTGCTTGGCGGTCATGGCGGCAATCCGACCGAAGTCGTGCGGGGTGTCGTCCACCTCGCGTACGACCGTGCCCTCCTCGTCGACCTCCTGGGCGTAGACGAGCGCCACCCCGGTCTTACGGTCGATCTCCACCCGGGCGTGCGCCTGCGCGCCCTCGGTGTGCCGGTACGCGGTCAACAACGCGGACTCGATCGCCGCGAGGATCGTGTCGAGCGGGATCTCCCGCTCACGCTCCAGTGCGCGCAGCGCCGCGAGGTCGATGTTCACCTCTCCTCGCCCTCCACATCTTCGTCGTCGTCGAAGTCGTCGAACTCGTCCAGATCCTCGTCAGCCACGGTGTCCAAGCGGCTGAACTCCACCTGCACCCGCCCGGGCCCAAGATCCGGATAGGTCCATTCATCCTGTTGGCCGTCCAGGTCGAACACGACCCGGTCGTCATCGGCCGCGATCACCCGGGCGGTGATCTGCCGGTCCGTCGATGGCTGGTCCGCAGCACGCTGCCCGGGCACGCCGCCCGCGCCGCGCGCGGTGACCTTCACCAGGCGACCGACATTGCGCCGCCAGTGCCGGGGCAGGGTCAGCGGCCGGTCCACCCCGGGAGAGCTGACCTCCAGCTGGTATTCCCCGGCGACCAGGTCACCACCGGTCTCCTCGGCGGTGTCGAGGGCGGCGGAGACCGCGCGGGACACCTCGGCCACCGCGTCGAGACTCACCCCACCATCGCCGTCGACGATCACCCGTACGACGTGCCGGCGCCCGGCCCGGGTCACCGACACGTCCTCCAGGTCGTAACCGGCGGCGTTCACCACCGGCTCGATCACGGCGCGCAACCGGGCCCGGCGCGCGCCCAGGTCGGACCGGGGACGCCCGCCAGCGCGCGGGCCAGCCGCCGGACGGGCGGCAGCACGACCACGCTGCGTCATTTCCGCACCCCTCTTCACGATCCTCGGCACCCTGACCGGGCAGCCCATGCCAGCACGCCACCGGACCCAACCAATGTCCGGCGGCTTGCGCAGAGCGTAACGCGCTGGACGGAAGAGGTAGCGGCCGGCGCACCGACGCCCCGGGGACGCGCGGGGCCGACTGTCGCCCGACGCCCCGCACGGATGGTGTTGACTTGTCCGGTGCGAAGCGCAGACACGGTGAAGAATCGCGACTTGCGGGAACGATCCGGACCTTCGATCCTGCGATCCCGACGTTCGGTCCTGCGGGTGGCGGGCCTGCTGACACTGGCAGCGGCCACCGGTCCGTTGGCCGCCTGCGGGCTCTTCGACGACTCGGAGCCGGAGCCCGACCCGCTCGCCCCCCTACTCGCCGGGGCACTCGACCTGGCCGCCCTGTACGAAGCCGCGGTCGCCGCCGATCCGACGCTCGCCGACCGGCTCACCCCGATCGCTCAGGCACACCGCGCGCACGCCGAGGAGTTGGCCCGAGTGACTCGGGTCACCCTGCCCAACAGCACGCCGACCGCCGGCCCGACGCTGCCGACCGGTGACCGTAAGAGCATGCTCACCGCCCTACGGAGCGCCGAACAACAGGGGCAGGCCGCCGCCACCACGGCCTGCCTCTCCACACCGGCACACCGGGCCGCGCTCGTCGGCAGCATCGCCGCTGCCCGCGCCACCCATCTGGAACTGTTGTGACGACCGCACGAACTGTGACAACCGTACGAAGTGTGGTGACCGTACGAACTGTGGTGACGACCGCACGAGCCAGGGGGAACGGGACCGCGTCATGAACCAGCAACTCGCCACGGCACTCGCCGCCGAACACGCGGCGATCTTCGCGTACGGGGCGATCGGCGTACGCCTGTCCGGAGCGGCCCGGCGGGAGGCCCGGGCGGCGGAGACGGCGCACCGCAACCGTCGGGACACCCTGGTGACGCTGCTCACCCGGGAAGGGGCCACCCCGCCAGCACCGGAACCGGCGTACACCCTGCCGTTCCCGGTGACCGACCGGGCCAGCGCGCTGCGACTCGCGATCACGGTCGAGGAACGGACGGCCGCCGCCTGGCGGGCCGCTCTGCCGACGACCACCGACACGGAACGGGCCGAGGCGTTGACCGGCCTCACCGACTGCGCGGTTCGGGCCACCCGGTTCCGGAAGCAGGCGGGCGTCACCCCGGCCACCGTCCCCTTCCCCGGCCGAAGCGCCTGACACCAGCCACCGGCCGAACGGGGGCGACGGGCCGAACGGGGGTGACGGACCGGACACCGAGGTGACTGCCCGGCTGTCCCGGGGCCCGGCTCGACGGCCTGCCCTCCGCACCGGCACACTGGTCCGATGTCCGCCTTCGGAAGCCTGGTCCGCCGCCTCGGCCACCAACGATGGTTCGCCGCCACCGGCCGGTTCCTGGTGCCCGTCGACCGCCTGGTGGGGCGGCTCACCCGAGGTCGGGTGGTCGGCCTGGGACTCGTACCGTCCCTGATCATCACCACCACCGGCCGCAAGTCCGGGCAACCCCGCAGCAACCCACTGGTGTGCGTCCGCGACGGCGACGGGTTTGCGGTGGTCGGCTCGAACTGGGGGCAGCGCCACCAGCCGGCCTGGGTGCTCAACCTGATGGCCGACCCGGCGGCCACCGTCACCCTCAAGGGCCGCGACATCCCGGTACGGGCACACTTGGCCACCGGGGCGGAGCGGGACCGGCTGTGGCAACTGCTGATCACCCGCTGGCCGGCCTACCAGACCTATGTGGAGCGTGCTGATGGTCGGCAGATCCGGGTGTTCCGGCTCGCACCGGTGACCGACACGTCTTCCACGGAGGACGACGGTCGTCGATAATCCCGGGCATGCGTAGGCAGGCACGGCGACCCGTAACGCCAACGGAACCGTCCACAGGGGCGGAGGATCCAGCCCCGTCACCGCCGGAGCGGAGAAGCCCACCCCCGATTGCCCGGACCGCACTGGCCACGGTTGCCGGACTCACCGTCGTCGTGTTGCTGGCCGTCGCCGGCCGGTACGGCTACCACCGGGACGAGCTCTACTACCTGTTCGCCGGGCGGCACCTGGCCTGGGGCTACGACGACCAGCCGCCGCTGCTGCCGGCACTGGCCCGACTGACCGACAGCCTGTCGGGTGGTTCGCTGACCGCACTACGGCTGCCCACCGCCGGAGTCGTCGGGCTCACGGTGTTGCTGGTCGGCCTGCTCACCCGCGAGATGGGGGGCGATCGCCGGGCGCAACTGCTCGCCGCGATCACCTGGGCCACCACCGGCGTCACCCTGGTCTCGGGTCACCTGCTCAGCACCACGCCGTACGACATCCTGTGCTGGACCATGATCGCCTGGCTGGTGGTCCGGTGGCTGCGTACCCGCCACGACCGGCTGCTGCTGGCGCTGGGTCCGGTGCTCGGGATCGGGTTGCAGGCCAAGAGCCTGCCCCTGCTGTTCGTCGCGGCCCTCGCCGTCGCTGTCCTGGTCAGCGGTCCACGGGAACTCCTGCGCCGGCCGGCGTTGTGGGTCGCGGCGGCCATCGCCGTCGCGCTGTGGGCACCGAACCTGTGGTGGCAGGCCACCCACGGCTGGCCACAGCTCGAGATGTCCGAGGTGATCCGGGCGGATACCGACGGTCCGCTCGGGGTGCTCGCATCGCAATTCCTGATCATGGGGCCGCCGCTGGCGGTGATCTGGATCGCCGGACTCTGGCGGCTGCTGCGTACCGCTGACGCCCGGCCGTACCGCTTCCTTGGCTGGGCATACCTGATCGTGCTCGGCCTGACCCTGGCCACCGGTGGTCGGGAGTACTACCCGGCCGGGGCGTACCCGGCGCTCTTCGCCGCCGGGGCGATCGCCACCGTCGGTTGGCTCGCCCGGGGCGACCGGGCCCGGCGGGTGGCGCTGGCCGGTGGCCTGGTCGTGAACGCCGTGGCCAACGTCGCCATCGCGCTGCCGATCTACCCGGTCCGGGTAATGCCGCACACGCCGCAGGCAATGATCAACTACGACGCCGGTGAGACCATCGGCTGGCCGGAACTGGTCGCCACGGTGGCGGACGTCCACCGGTCGCTGCCCGCCGCCGAACAGGCCACCGCCGTCATCCTGACCAGCAACTACGGCGAGGCCGGCGCGATCGACAAGTACGGACGACCGCTCGGACTGCCCACCCCGTACAGCGGTCATCTGAACTTCTGGCGGTGGGGTCCCCCGGCGGACAGCACCACCGGGCCGGTGATCGCCGTCGGCGAGCGGGTCGGCCGGCAGTTGGCCCCGCACTGCGGCTCGGCGACCGTGGTGGTCGCCCGCCACGACAACGGGTACGGCGTGGAGAACGAGGAGCAGGGCGAGTCGATCTGGCTCTGCCGAGGGCTCGACCGTCCCTGGTCACAGCTCTGGCCGGAGCTACGCCACCTCGGCTGAGACTCCGTGTCGCGAGCGAATCAGGACACCGGCCCGAACTCGAACGTCGGCTCGAACTCGAACGTCGACTCGATACCGGACGTCGGCTCAGCCGATCGCGCCGCTGACCCCAATCAGCTTGCCCACCCCGTACGTGATGATGGCGGCGGCCCCACCCAGCAGCAACTGCCGGGTGCCGCTGATCCACCAGCTCCGGTTGGTGTAGCGAGCAACGATGGCACCTGCGGCGAAGAGGCCGAGACCACCGACGGCGAGCGCCAACCACAGGTTGGTGAAGCCGAGCAGGTAGGTCGCCAGCGGGATCAACGCCCCGATCGAGAAGCACACGAACGAGGAGATGGCCGCTGCCCACGGGCTCGGCTGGTCATCCGGGTCGACGCCCAACTCTTCGCGGACGTGTACCCGCAGCGCCTCCTCCGGGTTGTTCCTGATCACCGTCGCGACCTCTTCGGCCAGGTGCCGGGGCAGGCCACGCTTGACCCACATGTCGGCCAGTTCCTGCGCCTCGGCCTCGGGGTGGCGCTCCAACTCGCGGCGTTCCTTGGCCACCTCGGCGGCCACCTGCTCGTTGGCCGAGCGGACGCTGGTGTACTCCCCCAGGCCCATCGAGATGGCCCCGGCGACCAGCCCGGCAACGCCGGTCAGCACGATGTTGCGCGGCGAGACACCGCCACCACCCACCCCGGCGATCAGCGCGATGTTGGTGACCAGGCCGTCCATCGCCCCGAACACGGCCGGCCGAAGCCAGCCGCCGGAGACGTCGGCGTGGTGGTGCTCGATCAGGGCCGCAGGAGTTTCGGTCATCATGGCAGGGTCAGGATCTCGTGGCCGTCCTCGGTGACCACGATGGTGTGCTCGAACTGTGCCGTCCACCGGCGGTCCTTGGTGACCACCGTCCAACCGTCGTCCCACATGTCGTACTCGTAGGTGCCCAGGGTGATCATCGGCTCGATGGTGAAGGTCATCCCCGGCTCCATCACGTCGGTGGGCCGCGGGCTGTCGTAGTGCGGCACGTAGAGGCCGCTGTGGAAGGACTCGCCGATGCCGTGGCCGGTGAAGTCGCGAACCACGCCGTAGCCGAACCGCTTCGCGTACGACTCGATCACCCGGCCGATCACGTTGATCTGTCGGCCCGGGGCGACCGCGCGGATGCCCCGCATCATCGCCTCGCGGGTGCGCTCGACCAGCAGGCTGACCTCCTCGGCGACCTCACCGACGCAGAAGGTGGCGTTGGTGTCGCCGTGCACCCCACCGATGTACGCCGTGACGTCGACGTTGACGATGTCGCCGTCCTGGATCACCGTCGAGTCCGGGATGCCGTGGCAGATCACCTCGTTGAGGCTGGTGCAGCACGACTTGGGGTAGCCCTTGTAGCCGAGGGTCGACGGGTAGGCACCGTGGTCGACGAGGAACTCGTGCACCACCCGGTCGATCTCGTCGGTGGTGACGCCCGGCTTACAGTGCTCCCCGGCGAGCTGGGTGGCCTGCGCGGCGAGCCTGCTGGCGACCCGCATCTTCTCGACCGTCTCGGGCGTTTGTACGTGCGAGCCGCGCCACTCCTTGGGCCGCTTCTTTCCCACGTACTCCGGTCGGACGATGTGGGACGGCACCGGTCGCCATGGCGAGAGCGTTCCTGGGGTGAGTGGCGCGCGGACGGTCATGCCGCCAGCCTATCGCCGCCCACCCCGCCCCCTGCGAAGGAAGGGTCTCTTGTTGTCGCTTTCTGCCTTGGCAGGAGCCCTTCCCAACAAGGCAGCCCACTCACAGCGGGGTGACGTACGCGCCGGTGATCCCACCGTCGACGACGAACTGGGCAGCGGTCATGAACGACGCGTCGTCGCTGGCCAGGAAGGCCACGGCAGCGGCGATCTCGGCCGGCTCACCGAACCGGCCCATCGGCACGTGCACCAGCCGGCGGGCGGCCCGCTCCGGGTCCTTGGCGAACAGGTCGAGCAGCAGCGGGGTGGCGATCGGCCCCGGGCACAGCGCGTTGACCCGGATGCCCTCCCGGGCGAACTGGACGCCCAGTTCCCGGGTCAGTGCGAGCACCCCGCCCTTGCTGGCGGTGTACGCGATCTGCGACGTGGCCGCACCCATCAGCGCCACGAACGAAGCGGTGTTGATGATCGAACCCTTGCCCTGCCGTTGCATGTGCGGAATCGCGTACCGGCAGCAGAGGTAGACGCTGGTCGTGTTGACCCGGATCACCCGTTCCCACGCCTCCAGACCGGTGACCAGGATCGAGTCGTCGTCCGGCGGCGAGATGCCGGCGTTGTTGAAGGCGATGTCGACCCGGCCGTGCCGTTCGGCCACCCCGTCGAACAGCTCCCGCACCTGGGCCTCGTCGGCCACGTCACAGGCCACGAACTCGCCACCGACCTCCTCGGCGGCGGCCTGCCCGGACCCGGCGTCGATGTCGACGCACACCACCCGCGCGCCTTCGGCGGCAAACCGCCGTACGGTGGCCAGCCCGATCCCGCTGCCTGCCCCGGTGACCACCGCCACCCGGTCCGCCAGTCGATCCCGCACACTCACTCCCCGGTCACTCGTCGGTTGCGATGAAGACGTTCTTGACGTCGGTGAAGGCGTGCAGCGCGTCCGGTCCGAGTTCCCGGCCCAGGCCGGACTGCTTCATCCCGCCGAACGGGGTCCAGTAGCGCACCGACGAGTGGGAGTTGACGCTCAGGTTGCCCGAATCCACCGCGCGGGCCATCCGGAGCGCCCGGCCCACATCCCGGGTCCAGATCGAGCCGGAGAGGCCGTACTCGGTGTCGTTGGCCAGGGCGACGGCCTCGGCCTCGTCGTCGAAGGGCAGCACCGAGATCACCGGGCCGAAGATCTCCTCCCGCCAGTGCCGGTCGGCCGGTGACCGGGCGAGTAGGACCGTCGGCGGAAACCAGAACCCGTCGCCGGCCGGGCACGAGCCGGTGAAGGCGGTCTCCGCCTCCGTCACGTACGACGCGACCCGGGTCCGCTGGCCAGCCGAGATCAGCGGGCCCATCTCGGTGGACTCCAGCGTCGGGTCGGCCACCCGGATGCCGCGTACCGCTGGTTCCAGCAGCGCCAGAAACCGGTCCAGGACCGGGCGCTGGACCAACAAACGGGTACGGGCGCAGCAGTCCTGGCCGGCGTTGTCGAAAGCGGCGTACGGCGCACTGGCCGCCGCCCGTTCCAGGTCGGCGTCGGCGAAGACGATGTTGGCGCTCTTGCCGCCCAACTCCAGGGTGACCCGCTTCACCTGGGCGGCGCAGCCGGCCATGATTCGCTTGCCGACCTCGGTCGAGCCGGTGAAGCACAGTTTGCGGACCTCGGGATGGCTGACGAAGCGCTCCCCCACCACCGCACCCCGTCCCGGCAGTACGGTGAGCACGTCCTCGGGCAGGCCGGCGTCCCGGGCCAGCTCGCCGAGTCGGATCGCGGTCAGCGGGGTCAACTCGGCCGGTTTGAGCACCACCGTGTTGCCGGCCGCGAGCGCCGGGGCGAACCCCCAGCCGGCGATCGGCATCGGGAAGTTCCACGGCACGATCACCCCCACCACCCCGAGCGGCTCGTGGAAGGTGACGTCCACCCCGCCCGGTACGGGAATCTGCCGGCCGGTCAGCCGCTCCGGTGCCCCGGCGTAGTAGTCGAGTACGTCGCGGACGTTGCCCGCCTCCCAGCGGGCGTTGCCGATGGTGTGCCCGGCGTTGCGCACCTCCAGCCGGGCCAACTCCTCGATGTGCGCGTCGACCTCGGCGGCGAATCGGCGCAGCAGACGGGCCCGGTCGGCCGGGGACACCTTCCGCCAGGTGTCGAAGGCGGTACGGGCGCGGCTGATCGCGACGTCGGTCTCCTCAGCCGTGGTCGCCGGCACACTCGTCACGGACTGCCCGGTGGCCGGGTCGACCACTTCGATCGACGGCTGCGCCTGCATCTGCTCAGCGGCATGCAACACCACTTCAGAGGCGCTCGGATCCAGTTCAGAGGCGTTCGAAGCCACGGAACATCTCCCAGTCGGTCACTGCCGCGTCGAAGGCGGCCAACTCCACCCGCGCGTTGTTGGCGTAGTGCGCGACCAGCTCGTCACCGAAGGCGGCCCGCGCAATCGGCGACTCCTCCCACCGGGCGAGCGCGTCCCGTAACGTCCCCGGCACCCGGGGCGCGGTCGTGTCGTCGTACGCGTTGCCGTTGAACTCGGGTTCCAGCGGGAGGTCCTGTTCGATGCCGTGTACGACCCCGGCGACCAGCCCGGCCAGCGCCAGGTACGGGTTGACGTCGGCCCCGGGTACCCGGTTTTCTACCCGCAGTCCGGGCCCGTGACCGACCAGCCGCAGGGCACAGGTGCGGTTGTCGGTGCCCCAGCGCAGCGCGGTCGGGGCGAACGAGCCCGGCTGGTAACGCTTGTAGGAGTTGATGTTCGGGGCGAACAGCAGACTGAAGTCCCCCATGGTGGCCAGTAGTCCGGCCAGCGCCCGCTGCCCGACCTCGGTGAGCCCCGCTCGGCTGGCCGACGAAGCGGGCAGCCCCGCCCCGCCGGCCGACGAAGTGGGCCGTCCCGGCTCGCCCCTCAAGGAACCGGGCAACACCGGCTGGCCGTCGATGGACCGTAACGAGAAGTGGATGTGGCAGGAGTTGCCCTCCCGGGCGTTGGGCTTGGCCATGAAGGTGATCGCCATACCCTCCTGCGCGGCGATCTCCTTTGCCCCGTTCTTGTAGATCGCGTGGTTGTCAGCGCAGGTCAACGCGTCGGCGTAGCGAAAGGTGATCTCGTGCTGGCCGAGGTTGCACTCGCCCTTGGCGGCCTCGGGCACCAGCCCGGCCCCGGCCATCTCGACCCGGATGCGGCGCAGCAGCGGCTCGACCCGGGCGGTGCCCAACAGCGAGTAGTCGACGTTGTAGAGGTTGGCCGGGGTCAGGTCGCGATAGCCGCGCCGCCAGGCGTCCTCGTACGAGTCGCGGTAGAGCACGAACTCCAGTTCGGTCCCGGCGAAGGCGGTCAGCCCGTGTCGGGCGAGCCGGTCCAGTTGTTGGCGCAGGACCTGCCGGG is a window of Micromonospora polyrhachis DNA encoding:
- a CDS encoding ArnT family glycosyltransferase is translated as MRRQARRPVTPTEPSTGAEDPAPSPPERRSPPPIARTALATVAGLTVVVLLAVAGRYGYHRDELYYLFAGRHLAWGYDDQPPLLPALARLTDSLSGGSLTALRLPTAGVVGLTVLLVGLLTREMGGDRRAQLLAAITWATTGVTLVSGHLLSTTPYDILCWTMIAWLVVRWLRTRHDRLLLALGPVLGIGLQAKSLPLLFVAALAVAVLVSGPRELLRRPALWVAAAIAVALWAPNLWWQATHGWPQLEMSEVIRADTDGPLGVLASQFLIMGPPLAVIWIAGLWRLLRTADARPYRFLGWAYLIVLGLTLATGGREYYPAGAYPALFAAGAIATVGWLARGDRARRVALAGGLVVNAVANVAIALPIYPVRVMPHTPQAMINYDAGETIGWPELVATVADVHRSLPAAEQATAVILTSNYGEAGAIDKYGRPLGLPTPYSGHLNFWRWGPPADSTTGPVIAVGERVGRQLAPHCGSATVVVARHDNGYGVENEEQGESIWLCRGLDRPWSQLWPELRHLG
- a CDS encoding VIT1/CCC1 transporter family protein; translation: MTETPAALIEHHHADVSGGWLRPAVFGAMDGLVTNIALIAGVGGGGVSPRNIVLTGVAGLVAGAISMGLGEYTSVRSANEQVAAEVAKERRELERHPEAEAQELADMWVKRGLPRHLAEEVATVIRNNPEEALRVHVREELGVDPDDQPSPWAAAISSFVCFSIGALIPLATYLLGFTNLWLALAVGGLGLFAAGAIVARYTNRSWWISGTRQLLLGGAAAIITYGVGKLIGVSGAIG
- the map gene encoding type I methionyl aminopeptidase, with translation MTVRAPLTPGTLSPWRPVPSHIVRPEYVGKKRPKEWRGSHVQTPETVEKMRVASRLAAQATQLAGEHCKPGVTTDEIDRVVHEFLVDHGAYPSTLGYKGYPKSCCTSLNEVICHGIPDSTVIQDGDIVNVDVTAYIGGVHGDTNATFCVGEVAEEVSLLVERTREAMMRGIRAVAPGRQINVIGRVIESYAKRFGYGVVRDFTGHGIGESFHSGLYVPHYDSPRPTDVMEPGMTFTIEPMITLGTYEYDMWDDGWTVVTKDRRWTAQFEHTIVVTEDGHEILTLP
- a CDS encoding 3-oxoacyl-ACP reductase, coding for MRDRLADRVAVVTGAGSGIGLATVRRFAAEGARVVCVDIDAGSGQAAAEEVGGEFVACDVADEAQVRELFDGVAERHGRVDIAFNNAGISPPDDDSILVTGLEAWERVIRVNTTSVYLCCRYAIPHMQRQGKGSIINTASFVALMGAATSQIAYTASKGGVLALTRELGVQFAREGIRVNALCPGPIATPLLLDLFAKDPERAARRLVHVPMGRFGEPAEIAAAVAFLASDDASFMTAAQFVVDGGITGAYVTPL
- a CDS encoding aldehyde dehydrogenase family protein — protein: MQAQPSIEVVDPATGQSVTSVPATTAEETDVAISRARTAFDTWRKVSPADRARLLRRFAAEVDAHIEELARLEVRNAGHTIGNARWEAGNVRDVLDYYAGAPERLTGRQIPVPGGVDVTFHEPLGVVGVIVPWNFPMPIAGWGFAPALAAGNTVVLKPAELTPLTAIRLGELARDAGLPEDVLTVLPGRGAVVGERFVSHPEVRKLCFTGSTEVGKRIMAGCAAQVKRVTLELGGKSANIVFADADLERAAASAPYAAFDNAGQDCCARTRLLVQRPVLDRFLALLEPAVRGIRVADPTLESTEMGPLISAGQRTRVASYVTEAETAFTGSCPAGDGFWFPPTVLLARSPADRHWREEIFGPVISVLPFDDEAEAVALANDTEYGLSGSIWTRDVGRALRMARAVDSGNLSVNSHSSVRYWTPFGGMKQSGLGRELGPDALHAFTDVKNVFIATDE